One segment of Gammaproteobacteria bacterium DNA contains the following:
- the coaBC gene encoding bifunctional phosphopantothenoylcysteine decarboxylase/phosphopantothenate--cysteine ligase CoaBC — protein sequence MLQPLANTRILLGITGGIAAYKSADLTRRLREAGADVQVAMTPAATAFVAPLTFQAVSGQPVRTELLDVNAEAGMGHIELARWADLILIAPATADFLARLAHGMANDLLSTLCLATDRPLAVAPAMNRLMWQNIATQDNCRLLVRRGVKIWGPGSGEQACGEIGEGRMLEPLELRNLVVEWLGGKEEGAQWQPTSSVEESLTAETLTPHDLQGLTVLLTAGPTREALDPVRFISNRSTGKMGFAVAAAAAMAGARVTLVSGPVHLPTPPGIERIDVESALEMHEAVMNRVRQADIFIATAAVADYRAAQAAERKIKKTDETLTLELARNPDILAEVAALRAHRPFTVGFAAETHDVLRYAEDKRRRKNLDLIAANQVGIAGSGFESEQNALHVLWEGGERVLPLADKDWLGQQLVALIAERYRIGKA from the coding sequence ATGCTCCAGCCCCTGGCTAACACCCGAATTCTGCTCGGTATTACCGGTGGCATCGCCGCTTATAAAAGCGCCGACCTGACGCGCCGTCTGCGCGAAGCAGGCGCTGACGTTCAGGTGGCCATGACCCCAGCCGCCACCGCCTTCGTAGCCCCTCTGACGTTCCAGGCCGTCTCCGGGCAACCGGTGCGCACGGAACTGCTGGATGTCAACGCCGAAGCCGGCATGGGGCATATTGAGCTGGCGCGTTGGGCGGACTTGATCCTGATCGCTCCGGCCACCGCCGATTTCCTTGCTCGCCTGGCGCATGGCATGGCGAATGATTTGCTTAGCACCCTGTGTCTCGCTACCGACCGGCCGCTGGCGGTTGCGCCGGCTATGAACCGCCTAATGTGGCAAAATATCGCGACTCAGGACAATTGCCGACTGCTGGTGCGGCGCGGCGTTAAAATCTGGGGGCCGGGCAGCGGTGAACAGGCGTGCGGCGAGATTGGCGAGGGACGGATGCTGGAGCCGCTGGAGTTGCGGAATTTGGTCGTTGAGTGGCTGGGCGGGAAGGAAGAAGGCGCCCAATGGCAACCCACATCGTCCGTTGAGGAATCCCTGACCGCCGAGACCCTCACACCGCACGATTTGCAAGGTCTGACTGTGCTGCTCACCGCAGGTCCGACCCGCGAGGCGCTCGATCCGGTGCGTTTCATCAGTAACCGTAGCACTGGAAAAATGGGTTTTGCTGTCGCCGCCGCCGCGGCGATGGCGGGGGCGCGGGTGACGCTGGTCAGCGGTCCCGTGCATTTGCCGACTCCGCCTGGCATCGAGCGGATCGATGTGGAGAGCGCGCTTGAAATGCATGAGGCCGTGATGAACCGGGTCCGGCAGGCGGATATTTTCATCGCAACCGCAGCGGTCGCCGATTATCGCGCCGCTCAGGCGGCAGAGCGCAAAATTAAGAAAACCGACGAGACGTTGACCTTGGAACTGGCGCGCAACCCGGATATTCTCGCTGAAGTCGCTGCGCTGCGTGCTCATCGACCATTTACCGTGGGTTTCGCCGCAGAAACGCATGATGTGCTGCGCTATGCCGAGGACAAGCGTCGTCGCAAGAATCTGGACCTGATCGCCGCCAATCAGGTGGGCATCGCCGGCAGCGGCTTTGAAAGCGAGCAGAATGCCTTGCATGTGCTGTGGGAGGGAGGCGAGCGCGTGTTACCCTTGGCGGATAAGGACTGGCTCGGACAACAATTGGTTGCGTTAATCGCCGAGCGGTATCGAATCGGAAAAGCATGA
- the dut gene encoding dUTP diphosphatase, with amino-acid sequence MTHQTIELKILNPRLGQDIPLPEYATDGSAGLDLRACLAEPLIVHPGETHLIPTGMAIHISDPGLAALVLPRSGLGHKHGIVLGNLVGLIDSDYQGELLISCWNRGHAPFTIAVGERIAQMIIVPVVHAQFAMVSEFTPSGRGVGGFGHSGRH; translated from the coding sequence ATGACTCATCAAACCATCGAGTTGAAAATCCTGAATCCCCGACTGGGCCAGGATATCCCTCTGCCTGAGTACGCCACGGACGGTTCAGCCGGTCTGGACTTGCGCGCCTGCCTGGCCGAGCCGCTGATCGTGCATCCAGGAGAAACGCATCTGATCCCGACTGGCATGGCAATCCATATCAGCGATCCTGGCTTGGCGGCGCTGGTGTTGCCGCGTTCCGGCCTCGGCCATAAGCATGGCATCGTGTTGGGCAATCTGGTAGGACTCATCGATAGCGACTATCAGGGCGAACTGCTGATCTCGTGCTGGAACCGGGGCCACGCGCCGTTTACCATTGCGGTGGGCGAGCGAATTGCGCAGATGATCATCGTGCCTGTGGTTCATGCACAATTCGCGATGGTTTCCGAATTCACGCCGAGCGGGCGCGGCGTAGGCGGTTTCGGTCATTCTGGGCGACATTAA
- a CDS encoding phosphomannomutase/phosphoglucomutase has protein sequence MKKSIFREYDIRGIVDRDLTPEAVHDIGQAVGSLAAERGERCIAVGRDGRLSSPALCAALKTGIRAAGLDVIDLGALSTPLLYYATHTLDDTHAGVMVTGSHNPPNYNGLKIVIDRIALHGEVIRDLRRRIETGNLRQGHGGERSADVCIEYIRRVSETLPLPRTLKVVVDCGNAIAAHTAPPLLRALGCEVVELYCEVDGRFPNHHPDPSIPENLVDLQAAVLEHQADIGLAFDGDADRLGVVTDTGEIIWPDRLLMPLAEEVLTRYPGAAIVYDIKCSWHLTRLIERLGGQPILWKTGHSLIKAKMRETGALLGGEITGHLAHADDWFGFDDAFYAAARLLRLLAGQSGSSTEFFAAYPTGLTTPELRLEMAEGEPFRFMERLTSQADFGPDARVITLDGLRVEFPHGWGLVRASNTTPSLVLRFEADHAEAMTDIQERFRCILLGLQTNLTLPF, from the coding sequence ATGAAAAAATCCATTTTTCGGGAATATGATATTCGCGGCATTGTTGACCGCGACCTGACGCCCGAGGCTGTGCATGATATTGGTCAAGCGGTGGGTAGTTTGGCCGCTGAGCGCGGCGAGCGCTGCATCGCGGTAGGACGCGACGGGCGATTGTCCAGTCCAGCGCTCTGCGCTGCGCTCAAGACGGGCATCCGTGCGGCGGGCCTGGACGTCATTGATCTGGGTGCGCTCTCCACTCCCTTGCTGTATTACGCCACCCACACTCTTGATGATACCCACGCCGGTGTTATGGTCACCGGCAGCCATAACCCGCCCAACTATAACGGTCTGAAAATCGTTATTGACCGGATTGCCCTGCATGGCGAAGTGATTCGTGACCTGCGCCGCCGCATCGAAACCGGCAATCTGCGTCAAGGTCACGGCGGCGAGCGATCAGCGGATGTTTGCATTGAATATATTCGCCGCGTCAGTGAAACACTGCCCCTGCCTCGAACGCTGAAAGTGGTCGTGGATTGCGGCAACGCCATCGCTGCGCACACCGCGCCGCCGTTGCTGCGCGCACTCGGTTGTGAAGTCGTGGAATTGTACTGTGAAGTCGATGGCCGCTTTCCCAACCATCATCCCGATCCCAGTATTCCGGAAAATCTGGTCGATTTGCAGGCGGCGGTGCTCGAACATCAAGCCGATATAGGTCTGGCGTTTGACGGCGATGCCGACCGGCTGGGCGTAGTCACCGACACTGGTGAAATCATCTGGCCGGATCGGCTCTTGATGCCACTGGCCGAAGAAGTGCTGACCCGCTATCCTGGCGCAGCGATTGTTTATGATATCAAATGCTCCTGGCATCTCACCCGGTTGATCGAACGACTGGGCGGCCAGCCGATTCTGTGGAAAACCGGCCATTCGCTGATCAAGGCCAAGATGCGCGAAACCGGCGCTTTGTTGGGCGGCGAGATCACCGGCCATCTGGCGCATGCCGATGACTGGTTCGGATTCGATGACGCCTTCTATGCCGCCGCCCGGTTACTCCGATTGCTGGCTGGGCAGAGCGGTTCCAGCACCGAGTTCTTCGCGGCCTATCCGACTGGCTTGACCACTCCGGAATTGCGCTTGGAGATGGCCGAGGGCGAGCCATTCCGTTTTATGGAGCGCTTGACAAGCCAAGCCGATTTTGGCCCGGATGCGCGAGTCATTACCCTGGACGGGTTACGGGTGGAATTTCCGCACGGTTGGGGGCTCGTGCGCGCTTCCAATACTACGCCGAGTCTGGTGTTGCGCTTCGAGGCCGATCACGCAGAAGCAATGACCGATATTCAGGAGCGATTCCGCTGCATCCTGCTGGGATTGCAAACCAATCTAACACTGCCTTTTTAG